One window of the Oceanicaulis sp. genome contains the following:
- a CDS encoding acyltransferase has protein sequence MKNALGHGRLEDRANNFTAMRIGFAVLILYGHALMLPQGLPMTGAWAVFVDTVVQYALDGFFILSGYMLAASLFHSRDMAGYWLSRGLRIFPGLIVAVLLCWLVLGPVMTGLPLTAYFTSLESWAYPILAISQLEPQGTLPGVFEANPMAEINGPLWTIRYELVCYVLAGAAATVGVWRRSWGVPVLFVLAVAASLTAQAFPYSGPLDDTIEVMSRFGPAFLTGAMFYRFRHRIALNAAGAALLCLAAFALYATPAGMIAGQIAIAYVFLWLGFKTVPGEIGRQVREVEDISYGLYILHWPVGQLVIALNPEIGTGALFAIMGASALVTAVLLRRLVEKPALAAKPRLRLSLQGVIGRKRPSPSGVLGDNLLH, from the coding sequence ATGAAAAACGCACTGGGACACGGTCGGCTCGAGGACAGGGCCAATAACTTCACCGCCATGCGGATCGGCTTCGCAGTTCTGATCCTCTACGGGCACGCGCTCATGCTGCCGCAGGGGCTGCCCATGACCGGGGCCTGGGCGGTGTTTGTGGATACGGTTGTGCAGTATGCGCTCGACGGCTTCTTCATTCTGTCAGGCTACATGCTGGCGGCTTCGCTGTTCCACTCGCGTGACATGGCGGGCTACTGGCTGTCTCGGGGCCTGCGCATCTTTCCCGGCCTCATCGTCGCGGTCTTGCTGTGTTGGTTGGTGCTTGGGCCAGTAATGACAGGGCTTCCGCTCACAGCGTACTTCACTTCGCTTGAAAGCTGGGCGTATCCGATCCTGGCCATCAGTCAGCTTGAACCGCAGGGTACGCTGCCCGGCGTGTTCGAAGCCAATCCCATGGCGGAGATCAACGGGCCGCTGTGGACGATCCGCTATGAGCTGGTCTGTTATGTCCTTGCTGGCGCGGCGGCGACCGTCGGGGTCTGGCGGCGCAGCTGGGGCGTGCCTGTCCTGTTCGTCCTCGCCGTGGCGGCCTCGCTGACGGCCCAAGCCTTCCCATACTCCGGACCGCTCGATGACACGATCGAGGTCATGTCCCGGTTTGGGCCAGCCTTCCTGACCGGAGCGATGTTCTACCGTTTCCGTCACCGGATCGCCTTGAACGCCGCCGGGGCCGCGCTGCTCTGTCTCGCAGCATTCGCGCTGTATGCCACACCAGCAGGCATGATCGCCGGTCAGATCGCCATCGCCTATGTGTTCCTGTGGCTCGGCTTCAAGACTGTCCCCGGCGAGATTGGCCGCCAGGTGCGCGAGGTCGAGGATATCTCCTACGGCCTCTACATCCTTCACTGGCCGGTGGGTCAATTGGTGATCGCGCTGAATCCGGAGATCGGGACCGGCGCTCTGTTCGCGATTATGGGCGCAAGCGCGCTTGTGACGGCCGTGCTGCTTCGCCGTCTTGTCGAGAAACCGGCGCTGGCTGCGAAGCCCCGCTTGCGGTTATCTTTGCAAGGCGTCATTGGCCGAAAGCGGCCTTCGCCGAGCGGGGTCTTGGGGGACAATCTCCTGCACTAA
- a CDS encoding helix-turn-helix domain-containing protein: protein MSRSYAIGDISRLTGVKVTTIRYYEQNGLMAEPERAASGHRRYDEMALERLGFIRQARELGFDLSSIRELLDLAADPDRPCVAVDTIAQRHMDAIACKIARLTALKGELERVLHACASERVGDCRVLESIAGHNSPE from the coding sequence ATGAGCCGCAGCTACGCCATCGGGGACATTTCCCGCCTCACCGGCGTGAAGGTCACGACGATCCGCTATTATGAGCAGAACGGGCTGATGGCGGAGCCTGAACGGGCCGCCAGCGGCCATCGCCGCTATGACGAGATGGCGCTCGAGCGGCTCGGCTTCATCCGGCAGGCGCGCGAGCTGGGCTTTGATCTGTCCTCGATCCGGGAACTGCTTGATCTTGCAGCCGATCCCGACCGGCCGTGCGTCGCGGTTGATACGATCGCCCAGCGCCATATGGACGCCATCGCCTGCAAGATCGCGCGCCTCACGGCGCTGAAAGGCGAGCTGGAACGCGTGCTGCACGCCTGCGCCAGCGAGCGGGTCGGGGATTGCCGAGTGCTGGAGTCGATCGCTGGGCACAATTCACCAGAGTGA
- a CDS encoding cation transporter: protein MAGSCCEAQPKFDGMSAGFKRALWIVIAINAVMFAVEMAAGAFAGSQALRADALDFLGDTITYSISLFVIGRSIRARASAALFKGLGLAAMGLWVFGSTLWQVMVLDQPNAPVMGAVGFLALAANLASVFVLIAWRDGDSNVRSVWVCSRNDAIGNVAVIGAAGLVFLTGAAWPDLVVAALMAGLFLWSAVQILRQALGEFGLSGGEQKEAADAP from the coding sequence ATGGCCGGGTCCTGCTGCGAAGCGCAGCCGAAATTCGATGGAATGAGCGCAGGCTTCAAGCGCGCGCTCTGGATCGTCATTGCCATCAATGCGGTGATGTTCGCCGTGGAGATGGCGGCCGGCGCGTTCGCCGGCTCCCAAGCGCTGAGAGCCGACGCGCTCGATTTTCTCGGCGACACGATCACCTATTCGATCAGCCTGTTCGTCATCGGCCGGTCGATTCGGGCGCGCGCCTCGGCCGCCCTATTCAAAGGGCTGGGCCTCGCCGCCATGGGGCTGTGGGTGTTCGGCTCCACGCTCTGGCAAGTGATGGTGCTGGACCAGCCGAACGCGCCGGTAATGGGCGCGGTGGGCTTTCTGGCGCTCGCCGCGAACCTCGCCAGCGTCTTCGTGCTGATAGCTTGGCGCGACGGCGACTCCAACGTGCGCTCGGTCTGGGTGTGCAGCCGCAACGACGCCATCGGCAATGTCGCTGTGATCGGGGCGGCGGGCCTGGTCTTCCTCACGGGCGCGGCCTGGCCCGATCTCGTCGTCGCCGCGCTCATGGCCGGGCTTTTCCTCTGGTCGGCCGTCCAGATCCTCCGCCAGGCGCTGGGCGAGTTCGGGCTGAGCGGCGGCGAGCAAAAGGAGGCGGCCGATGCGCCCTAG
- a CDS encoding CusA/CzcA family heavy metal efflux RND transporter, protein MATPTDPTRSPLSAVARRLVSARGAALLGFLAVLIAGAWAWRTTPVDAFPDITPPLVQVFTVTDGLSPQEVERYVTFPVENAMAGLPAVREIRSNSTFGLSVVTVYFEDGTDVYFARQLVTERLGAAREDIPEGFGEPQLGPITTGLGQILFYYLDSEAGDLIDLRTLQDWLVKLELQTVRGVTEVLSLGGYERQYQVDVRPQALLQYDLTMADVIEALRRANLNAGAQYIVENDEQYTVRAEGLLHGEADLRQVVVKAVDGVPVVMSEIAEIGVGGAPRQGLATMNGEGEIVAGLVLKLVGANTNAVIDRVQDRLETINAALPEGVTARAYYDQSELVNKAVATMTTALWQGALLVVVLLMAFMGGWRPGLIVAASIPFSVAFALVAMGLFGVSANLMSLGGVAIAIGMMVDGAVVIVENAQARLARAESADRAGVVASAVSEVVKPLAFSIAIVMLVFLPIVTLQGVEGKTFRPLAFAVILAMAGSLVFALLIAPAASSLLKTGKREAADRPNRLTAIMGRAVGFFVARRMLAAGLALAMLAVGGLAFTRLGSEFTPRLNEGDILVRMTMAPSISLDAAAETVSRFERRVLDEFPQVERVVTRVGRGEVGAHADPVNNAESFLALKPRSDWEGVRSQEALLAQMSHAFEDFPGAQFNFTQPIAAATDELLTGSRAELAIKLFGPDSDVLAREAEEIAAVVRGVRGAADVQVEQVGGAPQVRIIVDRPAIARYGLQVADVLETVRDAVGGATAGEVYDGVRRFDIVARYDEEARNTPERIARTLIDGPNGERLQLGALARIERIEGPRQVTRENGRRFITIQANVRERDIGSFVAEARAAVADEIALPPGNLVEWGGQFELQQQANARFALIVPVTLGLVFLLLLAAFGRIRSALLIVSNIPLALVGGLVALWIAGLNLSVPASVGFIALFGIALGNAMVLVSFLDRLAQTRSDVDAYSVEGALMRVRPVLMTAATTMLGLAPLLFASGVGSEVQRPLATVVIGGLVSSTLVTLFVLPAVYGWFAQTKSQ, encoded by the coding sequence ATGGCCACGCCCACTGATCCGACCCGTTCGCCCCTCTCCGCCGTCGCCCGCCGCCTGGTAAGCGCCCGCGGCGCGGCGCTGCTGGGCTTTCTCGCCGTGCTGATCGCCGGCGCCTGGGCGTGGCGCACGACGCCGGTGGACGCCTTTCCCGACATCACGCCGCCTCTGGTCCAGGTCTTCACCGTCACCGACGGGCTCTCCCCGCAGGAGGTGGAGCGCTACGTCACCTTCCCCGTCGAAAACGCCATGGCGGGCCTGCCGGCCGTGCGCGAGATCCGCTCGAACTCAACCTTCGGCCTCTCGGTCGTGACGGTGTATTTCGAGGACGGGACCGACGTCTATTTCGCCCGCCAGCTCGTCACCGAGCGCCTGGGCGCGGCGCGTGAAGACATTCCCGAAGGCTTCGGCGAGCCGCAGCTGGGTCCCATCACCACCGGGCTGGGGCAAATCCTGTTCTATTATCTCGACAGCGAGGCGGGCGATCTCATCGATCTGCGCACGCTGCAGGACTGGCTCGTAAAGCTGGAGCTGCAGACCGTACGCGGGGTCACCGAAGTGCTCTCCCTTGGCGGGTATGAGCGCCAGTACCAGGTCGACGTGCGCCCGCAGGCGCTGCTACAATACGACCTCACCATGGCCGACGTGATCGAGGCGCTCCGGCGCGCCAATCTCAACGCCGGCGCCCAATACATCGTGGAGAATGACGAGCAATACACCGTGCGCGCCGAAGGCCTGCTCCATGGCGAGGCCGATCTGCGCCAGGTGGTGGTGAAGGCGGTGGACGGCGTGCCCGTGGTGATGAGCGAGATCGCCGAAATCGGCGTCGGCGGCGCCCCGCGCCAAGGGCTCGCCACCATGAACGGCGAGGGCGAGATCGTCGCCGGCCTCGTTCTGAAGCTGGTCGGCGCGAACACCAACGCCGTGATCGACCGGGTTCAGGACCGGCTCGAGACGATCAACGCCGCCCTGCCCGAAGGTGTCACGGCGCGCGCCTATTACGACCAGTCCGAACTGGTGAACAAAGCCGTGGCCACCATGACCACCGCCCTGTGGCAGGGCGCGCTTCTGGTCGTCGTGCTGCTCATGGCCTTCATGGGCGGCTGGCGGCCGGGCCTGATCGTCGCGGCCTCGATCCCGTTCTCGGTCGCCTTCGCGCTTGTGGCCATGGGCCTGTTCGGCGTGTCTGCGAACCTCATGTCGCTGGGCGGCGTCGCCATCGCCATCGGCATGATGGTCGACGGCGCGGTGGTGATCGTGGAGAACGCGCAGGCGCGGCTCGCCCGGGCGGAGAGCGCTGACCGCGCCGGCGTCGTCGCGTCGGCGGTGAGCGAAGTGGTCAAGCCGCTCGCCTTCTCCATCGCCATCGTCATGCTGGTCTTTCTGCCGATCGTCACCTTGCAAGGGGTGGAGGGGAAAACGTTTCGACCCCTCGCCTTCGCGGTGATCCTCGCCATGGCCGGATCGCTCGTCTTCGCGCTTCTGATCGCGCCGGCGGCGTCGAGCCTTCTAAAGACCGGCAAGCGCGAAGCCGCCGATCGGCCGAACCGCCTCACCGCGATCATGGGCCGCGCCGTCGGCTTCTTCGTGGCGCGCAGGATGTTGGCGGCCGGGCTCGCCCTCGCCATGCTCGCCGTCGGCGGACTCGCCTTCACAAGGCTCGGCTCGGAGTTCACGCCGCGCCTTAACGAGGGCGACATTCTGGTGCGCATGACCATGGCCCCCTCGATCTCGCTGGACGCGGCCGCCGAGACCGTCTCCCGCTTTGAACGCCGCGTGCTCGACGAGTTCCCGCAAGTGGAGCGCGTCGTCACCCGCGTCGGGCGCGGCGAGGTGGGCGCCCACGCCGACCCGGTCAACAATGCGGAGTCCTTCCTCGCCCTGAAGCCGCGATCGGACTGGGAGGGCGTCAGGAGCCAGGAGGCGCTTCTGGCTCAGATGAGCCATGCCTTCGAGGACTTCCCCGGGGCCCAGTTCAACTTCACCCAGCCCATCGCCGCGGCCACCGACGAGCTTCTGACCGGTTCGCGCGCGGAGCTGGCGATCAAGCTATTCGGTCCGGACAGCGACGTGCTCGCCCGAGAGGCCGAGGAGATCGCCGCTGTCGTGCGCGGGGTTCGCGGCGCGGCGGATGTGCAGGTCGAGCAGGTCGGCGGCGCGCCCCAGGTCCGCATCATCGTCGACCGGCCCGCGATCGCCCGCTACGGGCTTCAGGTCGCCGACGTGCTGGAGACGGTGCGCGACGCGGTGGGCGGGGCGACCGCCGGCGAGGTCTATGACGGCGTGCGCCGGTTCGACATCGTCGCGCGCTATGACGAGGAGGCGCGGAACACGCCCGAACGCATCGCGCGCACGCTCATCGACGGGCCGAACGGCGAACGCCTCCAGCTCGGGGCGCTGGCCCGGATCGAACGCATCGAAGGCCCCCGCCAGGTGACCCGCGAGAACGGCCGGCGCTTCATCACCATCCAGGCCAATGTGCGCGAGCGCGATATCGGGTCCTTCGTGGCGGAAGCCCGCGCCGCCGTCGCCGACGAGATCGCCCTGCCGCCCGGCAATCTGGTGGAATGGGGCGGCCAGTTCGAGCTGCAACAGCAGGCGAATGCCCGCTTCGCCCTCATCGTCCCGGTGACGCTGGGCCTCGTCTTCCTCCTGCTGCTGGCCGCGTTCGGCCGCATTCGAAGCGCGCTTCTGATCGTGTCGAACATCCCGCTGGCGCTGGTCGGCGGGCTGGTGGCGCTCTGGATCGCCGGGCTGAACCTGTCGGTGCCGGCCTCGGTGGGGTTCATCGCCCTGTTCGGGATCGCGCTCGGCAACGCCATGGTGCTGGTCTCTTTCCTCGACCGGCTGGCTCAGACCCGCAGCGACGTGGACGCCTACAGCGTGGAGGGCGCGCTGATGCGCGTGCGCCCTGTCCTGATGACCGCGGCGACGACCATGCTGGGGCTCGCTCCGCTCCTCTTCGCCTCAGGCGTCGGATCGGAGGTGCAGCGCCCGCTCGCCACCGTGGTGATCGGCGGACTGGTGAGCTCCACCCTGGTGACGTTGTTTGTCCTGCCGGCGGTGTACGGGTGGTTCGCGCAGACGAAGTCTCAATGA
- a CDS encoding isoprenylcysteine carboxylmethyltransferase family protein translates to MRPSDFYDRIFGSGPMIAAASGSALALAWIVEQASPDLRWPIPAWLRLGAIAAGCILAAAIIIWSVLTLRPERRGAELVTDGPFRYVRHPLYAACLAIFGPALVVALAHPAYAGALVLAHVAAHQLIRREERLMTSWFPQSYDAYAAQTGRFLPRPRIGSASASPPPEA, encoded by the coding sequence ATGCGCCCTAGCGACTTCTATGACCGGATCTTCGGCTCGGGGCCGATGATCGCCGCAGCTAGCGGAAGCGCGCTGGCGCTCGCCTGGATAGTTGAGCAGGCCAGCCCGGATCTGAGGTGGCCGATCCCCGCATGGCTCCGGCTGGGCGCCATCGCCGCGGGCTGCATTTTAGCTGCGGCGATCATCATCTGGAGCGTATTGACCCTACGCCCCGAAAGGCGCGGAGCCGAGCTTGTGACGGACGGGCCGTTCCGGTACGTGCGCCACCCGCTATACGCCGCCTGCCTGGCGATCTTCGGCCCCGCGCTTGTCGTGGCGCTCGCCCATCCGGCCTATGCGGGCGCGCTGGTGCTGGCGCATGTGGCGGCGCATCAGCTGATCCGGCGCGAGGAACGCCTGATGACAAGCTGGTTCCCGCAAAGCTACGACGCCTACGCCGCGCAAACCGGCCGGTTCCTGCCGCGCCCACGCATCGGCTCGGCGTCTGCTTCGCCGCCCCCGGAGGCTTAA
- a CDS encoding protochlorophyllide reductase, with protein sequence MTTPSFSADAPTAVITGASSGVGLYAMKSLTERGWRVVAACRDLEKTARAIAAAGIDPGRVAPMHLDLGALANVRAFVSAFENSGLPLDALVINAAVYRPLLKEPARSPEGYELSVATNHLGHFLLANALLPKLEASARGARLITLGTVTANSEEFGGRIPIPAPADLGELQGLEAGFTAPVAMIDGGPFKAGKAYKDSKLCNMIVSRELHRRYHEKTGIVFSSLYPGCVADTELFRATPPVFQKVFPWFQKHVTGGYVSQALAGDRVAQVVADPEFAESGVHWSWGNRQKNGRAAFRQKLSAQAENQPRAERLWTLSERLCGMAEPVVEPA encoded by the coding sequence ATGACCACCCCCTCGTTCAGCGCAGACGCGCCCACCGCGGTCATCACCGGCGCGTCCTCCGGCGTCGGGCTTTACGCCATGAAATCCCTGACCGAACGCGGCTGGCGCGTGGTCGCGGCCTGCCGTGATCTTGAAAAGACCGCGCGCGCGATCGCCGCGGCCGGGATCGATCCTGGCCGGGTCGCGCCGATGCATCTGGATCTGGGTGCGCTCGCAAACGTCCGCGCCTTCGTTTCGGCGTTTGAAAACAGCGGCCTGCCGCTCGACGCGCTGGTGATCAACGCGGCCGTCTACCGCCCGCTTCTGAAAGAGCCCGCCCGCTCGCCGGAGGGCTATGAGCTCAGCGTGGCGACCAATCATCTGGGCCATTTCCTGCTGGCCAACGCCCTCCTGCCGAAGCTCGAAGCGTCGGCTCGCGGCGCGCGCCTGATCACGCTGGGCACGGTGACGGCCAATTCAGAGGAGTTCGGCGGGCGCATCCCCATCCCCGCCCCGGCCGATCTGGGCGAGCTTCAGGGTCTGGAGGCGGGCTTCACCGCGCCGGTCGCGATGATCGACGGCGGCCCGTTCAAGGCGGGCAAGGCCTACAAGGACTCCAAGCTCTGCAACATGATCGTCAGCCGGGAGCTGCACCGCCGCTATCATGAGAAGACGGGGATCGTGTTCTCCAGCCTCTATCCGGGCTGCGTGGCGGACACCGAGCTGTTCCGCGCCACCCCGCCGGTCTTCCAGAAGGTTTTCCCCTGGTTTCAGAAACACGTGACCGGGGGATATGTCAGCCAGGCCCTGGCCGGAGACCGCGTCGCCCAGGTCGTCGCCGATCCCGAATTCGCCGAGTCCGGCGTGCACTGGAGCTGGGGCAACCGGCAGAAGAACGGCCGCGCCGCCTTCCGCCAGAAACTCTCCGCGCAGGCCGAAAACCAGCCCCGCGCCGAACGGCTCTGGACGCTGTCCGAGCGGCTGTGCGGGATGGCGGAACCGGTTGTAGAGCCCGCTTGA
- a CDS encoding efflux RND transporter periplasmic adaptor subunit yields the protein MHDIATRTLSAGALAAFGAAAILMLTGCDDAGRETHDHSAGEPEADHAEHDNEHGDHSDHAGEDDDHGEHAGIRLTRAQQSELGIVLGEADTGPVDAWIELPGEVRFDENRIALVSPPVEGVIREVHASIGDAVREGDLLAVLDSRELAEAKAAYLSALASLELVRPEFERERELFDRGVSTESRFQTARRELEEARIAVRSAEYQLDALGIDADMREGLSNPGAEALSRFSLVAPMDGVVTERHAVRGEVTEAGDVEPTFVIADASQVWIDAAVYGPDMLRIGAGSPARVRLHSGETLDAAVSFLAPQIGEATRTGLARLIVDNAESRLVPGAFVTVEIADAAAASVVRVPAAAVQTLEGETIVFVPEDVAFEARDIILGRRGPDFVEIVAGIEAGEALVVEGAFALKAELQKGEFGDGHAH from the coding sequence ATGCACGACATAGCGACGCGGACCCTGTCCGCCGGAGCGCTCGCCGCCTTCGGCGCGGCGGCGATCCTCATGCTCACCGGCTGCGACGACGCCGGCCGCGAGACCCATGACCACAGCGCGGGCGAGCCCGAGGCCGACCACGCCGAGCACGACAATGAGCACGGCGATCATTCAGACCACGCCGGCGAGGATGACGACCACGGCGAACACGCCGGCATTCGCCTCACGCGCGCGCAGCAATCCGAGCTCGGCATCGTGCTCGGCGAAGCGGATACAGGTCCTGTGGACGCCTGGATCGAGCTACCCGGCGAAGTCCGCTTCGACGAGAACCGGATCGCGCTCGTCTCCCCGCCGGTGGAGGGGGTCATCCGCGAGGTGCACGCCAGCATCGGCGACGCAGTGAGGGAGGGCGATCTCCTGGCCGTGCTCGACAGCCGCGAGCTCGCCGAAGCGAAAGCCGCCTACCTCTCCGCACTCGCCTCGCTGGAGCTCGTCCGCCCCGAATTCGAGCGCGAGCGCGAACTGTTTGATCGCGGCGTCTCCACCGAAAGCCGGTTCCAGACCGCGCGCCGCGAGCTGGAGGAAGCCCGCATCGCCGTGCGCAGCGCCGAGTATCAGCTCGACGCGCTCGGGATCGACGCGGACATGCGCGAGGGCCTCTCAAACCCCGGCGCCGAGGCGCTCAGCCGCTTCTCCCTCGTCGCGCCGATGGACGGCGTCGTCACCGAGCGTCACGCCGTACGCGGCGAGGTGACCGAGGCCGGCGATGTGGAGCCGACCTTTGTCATCGCCGATGCAAGCCAGGTCTGGATCGACGCCGCGGTCTACGGCCCGGACATGCTGCGCATCGGCGCCGGCTCACCGGCGCGGGTCCGGCTTCATTCAGGCGAGACCCTGGATGCGGCGGTGAGCTTTCTCGCGCCGCAGATCGGCGAGGCGACCCGGACCGGGCTCGCCCGCCTCATCGTCGACAACGCCGAAAGCCGGCTTGTCCCCGGCGCCTTCGTCACAGTTGAGATCGCCGATGCGGCCGCCGCCTCCGTCGTACGCGTCCCCGCCGCCGCCGTGCAGACGCTGGAAGGCGAGACAATCGTGTTCGTGCCTGAGGACGTTGCCTTCGAGGCGCGGGACATCATTCTTGGAAGGCGCGGACCGGACTTCGTGGAGATCGTTGCAGGGATCGAGGCCGGCGAGGCGCTGGTGGTCGAGGGCGCGTTCGCGCTGAAAGCGGAACTGCAAAAGGGGGAGTTCGGCGATGGCCACGCCCACTGA